The following proteins are co-located in the Deinococcus metallilatus genome:
- the ftsH gene encoding ATP-dependent zinc metalloprotease FtsH, producing the protein MPRLLAVWTAFLLLAAPAGAGQVGVPPAASSPEVLSAPAQAPGQSPVDLYGSGTYTTNRFFQDLKAGEVESVTLDGAGNASVSLLNVTKPQSVVVPPDAATLTRLREAGVPVHILSGTSPFGWVGQVLPLVLTALILLVLWRTLRGASGGASAGSFGKSKAAVIAEGQVKLTFQDVAGCDEAKQDLQEVVDFLRHPERYHQLGARIPHGVLLVGPPGSGKTLLAKAVAGEAKVPYFSISGSDFVEMFVGVGAARVRDLFEQARKSAPCIVFIDEIDAVGRKRGVNLQGGNDEREQTLNQLLVEMDGFSSGQEVIILAATNRPDVLDAALLRPGRFDRQVVVDAPDVRGREMILRIHARKKPLDPSVDLAVIARRTAGMVGADLENLLNEAALGAARAGRSRIVMRDVEEARDRVLMGPERRSLVVREADRKVTAYHEVGHALAAQLLPHAHRVAKLTVVPRGRAAGFMMPDADDRLHVTRPALEDMIAVALAGRAAEEVVYGEVTTGAQNDFQQATGLARRMVTEWGMSGRIGKVALATDEGAFLGGGPQLLPMSEATAFAVDEEVRDLIDAAYDRVLALVREHLHRVHEVVTVLMRRETLSGEEFSTLLAGGTLEDGRADGPAPSPLPA; encoded by the coding sequence ATGCCTCGTCTGCTTGCCGTATGGACGGCGTTTCTGCTGCTGGCCGCACCCGCCGGGGCGGGACAGGTGGGGGTGCCCCCGGCCGCCAGTTCGCCGGAGGTGCTCAGCGCCCCGGCCCAGGCTCCAGGCCAGTCCCCGGTTGACCTGTACGGGAGCGGGACCTACACCACCAACCGCTTTTTTCAGGACCTGAAGGCCGGAGAGGTGGAGTCGGTTACCCTGGACGGCGCGGGAAATGCGTCAGTCAGCCTGCTGAACGTCACCAAGCCGCAGTCGGTGGTCGTGCCGCCCGACGCCGCTACCCTGACGCGGCTGCGGGAGGCGGGGGTGCCGGTGCATATCCTGTCGGGCACCTCCCCCTTCGGCTGGGTGGGGCAGGTGCTCCCGCTGGTGCTGACGGCCCTGATCCTGCTGGTGCTGTGGCGCACGCTGCGTGGGGCCTCCGGCGGCGCGTCGGCGGGCAGTTTCGGGAAGTCGAAGGCGGCGGTGATCGCGGAGGGACAGGTCAAACTGACCTTCCAGGATGTCGCCGGGTGTGACGAGGCCAAGCAGGATTTGCAGGAAGTCGTCGACTTCCTGCGCCACCCCGAGCGTTACCACCAGCTCGGCGCCCGCATCCCCCACGGCGTCCTCCTCGTCGGCCCCCCCGGCTCCGGCAAAACCCTGCTCGCCAAAGCCGTCGCGGGTGAAGCCAAAGTCCCCTACTTCTCCATCTCGGGCAGTGACTTCGTCGAGATGTTCGTGGGGGTGGGCGCCGCCCGGGTGCGTGACCTGTTCGAGCAGGCGCGCAAAAGCGCGCCCTGCATCGTCTTCATCGACGAGATCGACGCCGTCGGCCGCAAGCGTGGCGTCAACCTGCAAGGCGGCAACGACGAACGCGAACAGACCCTCAACCAACTGCTGGTCGAGATGGACGGCTTCTCCAGCGGCCAGGAAGTCATCATCCTGGCCGCCACCAACCGCCCCGATGTGCTGGACGCCGCTTTGCTGCGTCCGGGACGCTTTGACCGTCAGGTGGTGGTGGACGCCCCCGACGTGCGGGGGCGTGAGATGATCCTGCGCATTCATGCCCGCAAGAAACCGCTCGATCCCAGTGTGGACCTCGCAGTGATCGCCCGGAGGACGGCGGGGATGGTGGGGGCGGACCTGGAGAACTTGTTGAATGAGGCGGCGCTGGGGGCGGCGCGGGCGGGACGGTCACGGATCGTGATGCGGGATGTGGAGGAGGCGCGGGACCGGGTGTTGATGGGACCGGAACGGCGCTCACTGGTGGTCCGGGAAGCGGACCGCAAGGTCACGGCGTATCACGAGGTCGGTCATGCCCTCGCCGCGCAGTTGCTCCCCCATGCCCACCGGGTAGCGAAACTGACCGTGGTGCCGCGGGGGCGGGCGGCGGGGTTCATGATGCCGGACGCGGACGACCGGCTGCATGTCACGCGACCGGCGCTGGAGGACATGATCGCGGTGGCGCTGGCGGGCCGCGCCGCTGAGGAGGTCGTGTACGGCGAGGTGACGACCGGCGCGCAGAACGACTTCCAGCAGGCGACCGGCCTGGCCCGGCGCATGGTGACCGAGTGGGGCATGTCGGGCCGGATCGGCAAGGTCGCGCTCGCCACCGACGAGGGGGCCTTTCTGGGCGGCGGCCCGCAACTGCTGCCCATGAGCGAGGCCACCGCCTTTGCCGTGGACGAGGAGGTCCGTGACCTGATCGACGCCGCCTATGACCGGGTGCTGGCCCTGGTGCGCGAACATCTGCACCGCGTTCACGAGGTCGTGACCGTCCTGATGCGCCGCGAAACCCTCAGCGGCGAGGAGTTCTCCACCCTGCTGGCCGGGGGCACGCTGGAGGACGGGCGGGCGGACGGCCCCGCGCCCTCTCCCCTGCCTGCCTGA
- the trxA gene encoding thioredoxin yields MKPVELTDSNFQTETGQGLTLVDFWAPWCGPCRIIAPVIEELASQYEGRVKVGKLNVDDNPGISGQYRVMSIPTLILFKDGQPVEGMVGAQPKRAFEALLDKYATPAATH; encoded by the coding sequence ATGAAGCCTGTGGAACTGACGGACAGCAACTTCCAGACTGAGACAGGACAGGGCCTGACGCTGGTCGACTTCTGGGCACCCTGGTGCGGCCCCTGCCGCATCATCGCGCCGGTGATCGAGGAACTCGCCAGCCAGTACGAGGGCCGCGTGAAGGTCGGCAAGCTCAACGTGGACGACAACCCCGGCATCTCCGGCCAGTACCGCGTGATGAGCATCCCCACCCTGATCCTCTTCAAGGACGGCCAGCCGGTCGAGGGCATGGTCGGCGCCCAGCCCAAGCGGGCCTTCGAGGCGCTGCTCGACAAGTACGCCACCCCCGCCGCCACGCACTGA
- the plsX gene encoding phosphate acyltransferase PlsX, with translation MNAEAPDPPAALPIALDAAGGDHGIAPNVEGAVQAARAGVPVLLVGPRVALHAELGKHAGSAGLPLTVVDAPDVIGMDEHASDVRSRSGASINICTRLVKEGQAAAAVSMGHSGATMASALLTLGRIRGVDRPAILTHLPSKTGFVTLLDVGANADVKPVYLAQWARLATVYLRVVEGKEDPTVGLLSIGEEEHKGSQLVLEAHALLREQDGRGLRFYGNVEGRDIFQGTTDIVVTDGFTGNVVLKLAEGEAKVLFGWVRDALGSSLQTRLGGLLVRGALRGLAERMDPSTYGASILLGVRGLAFIGHGSADARAVKNALLRASRAHQAHLIGRLEAALAPQ, from the coding sequence ATGAACGCTGAGGCCCCCGACCCGCCCGCGGCGCTGCCCATCGCGCTCGACGCGGCGGGCGGGGATCACGGGATCGCCCCCAATGTCGAGGGCGCGGTGCAGGCAGCCCGCGCCGGGGTGCCGGTGCTGCTGGTGGGGCCGCGGGTGGCCCTGCACGCCGAACTGGGCAAGCACGCCGGGAGCGCGGGGCTGCCCCTCACGGTGGTGGACGCCCCCGACGTGATCGGCATGGACGAACACGCCAGCGATGTCCGCAGCCGCAGCGGGGCCAGCATCAACATCTGCACCCGGCTGGTGAAGGAGGGCCAGGCCGCCGCCGCCGTCAGCATGGGCCACAGCGGCGCGACGATGGCCTCGGCGCTCCTGACCCTGGGGCGCATCCGGGGGGTGGACCGGCCCGCCATCCTCACGCACCTGCCCAGCAAGACGGGCTTCGTGACCCTGCTCGACGTGGGCGCGAACGCGGACGTGAAACCGGTGTACCTCGCGCAGTGGGCGCGGCTCGCCACCGTGTACCTGCGGGTCGTGGAGGGCAAGGAGGACCCCACGGTCGGCCTGCTCTCCATCGGTGAGGAGGAACACAAGGGCAGCCAGCTCGTGCTGGAGGCGCACGCGCTGCTGCGCGAGCAGGACGGGCGCGGCCTCCGCTTTTACGGCAATGTGGAGGGCCGCGACATCTTCCAGGGCACCACCGACATCGTCGTGACCGACGGCTTTACCGGCAACGTGGTGCTGAAGCTCGCGGAGGGGGAGGCGAAGGTGCTGTTCGGCTGGGTGCGTGACGCGCTGGGGAGCAGCCTCCAGACCAGGCTGGGCGGCCTGCTGGTGCGCGGGGCGCTGCGCGGCCTGGCCGAGCGGATGGACCCCAGCACCTACGGCGCGAGCATCCTGCTGGGCGTGCGCGGCCTCGCCTTTATCGGGCATGGCAGCGCCGACGCCCGCGCGGTCAAGAATGCCTTGCTGCGGGCGTCCCGCGCCCACCAGGCCCACCTGATCGGGCGGCTGGAGGCGGCCCTGGCTCCCCAGTAG
- a CDS encoding NYN domain-containing protein → MERIALFIDGANVYAAAKRLGWNFDHRKILEYFRGYGTLHNAFYYTAVPLPLDDKQKRFIDALTYMGYTVRTRPLRESTDEHGDTHRRASLDIEIVTDLLTTEGRFDTAVLLTGDGDFERPVEVLRARGKRVVVASIPEMTSYELRNAADEYVDLGTIREHVERPGYRLPSEQRSADNRPYYVTAPLMENDER, encoded by the coding sequence ATGGAACGCATCGCACTCTTTATTGACGGAGCCAACGTGTACGCGGCCGCCAAGCGGCTGGGGTGGAACTTCGACCACCGCAAGATTCTGGAGTACTTCCGGGGCTACGGGACGCTGCATAACGCCTTCTACTACACGGCGGTTCCGCTGCCGCTGGACGACAAGCAGAAGCGCTTTATCGACGCGCTGACGTACATGGGCTACACGGTCCGCACCCGCCCGCTGCGCGAGAGCACCGACGAACACGGTGACACGCACCGCCGCGCCAGCCTGGACATCGAGATCGTGACGGACCTGCTGACCACCGAGGGCCGTTTCGACACCGCCGTGCTGCTGACCGGCGACGGCGACTTCGAGCGGCCGGTGGAGGTGCTGCGGGCACGCGGCAAGCGCGTTGTGGTGGCGAGCATTCCCGAGATGACCAGCTACGAGCTGCGGAACGCCGCCGACGAGTACGTGGACCTGGGCACCATCCGCGAGCATGTCGAGCGCCCCGGCTACCGCCTGCCCAGCGAGCAGCGCAGCGCGGACAACCGGCCGTACTACGTGACCGCGCCCCTGATGGAGAACGATGAACGCTGA
- a CDS encoding RBBP9/YdeN family alpha/beta hydrolase, which produces MTPTLILVPGLGDSGPEHWQSLWERKYGAARVRQDDPDQPDPECWAARLDEVVRTTPGELVLVAHSLGVPTVAHWAARFDVPERVRGALLVAPPDPERQGALEEVRRFVPWPTGPLPFPALVVASENDPYATFERAQAFADAWGAEFVTAGEAGHINTESGHGEWPEGEVLLSEALHAWTPPDITRF; this is translated from the coding sequence ATGACCCCCACCCTCATCCTCGTGCCCGGCCTCGGTGACAGCGGGCCGGAGCACTGGCAGTCCCTCTGGGAGCGGAAGTACGGCGCGGCGCGCGTGCGCCAGGACGACCCCGACCAACCGGACCCGGAATGCTGGGCGGCACGTCTTGACGAGGTGGTGCGGACTACGCCCGGCGAGCTGGTATTGGTGGCGCATAGCCTGGGTGTGCCGACCGTCGCGCACTGGGCCGCCCGCTTCGACGTGCCCGAACGGGTACGCGGCGCCCTGCTGGTCGCCCCGCCCGACCCCGAACGCCAGGGCGCCCTGGAGGAGGTCCGCCGTTTCGTCCCGTGGCCCACCGGCCCGCTCCCCTTCCCGGCGCTGGTGGTCGCCAGCGAGAACGACCCTTACGCGACGTTCGAGCGGGCACAGGCCTTCGCGGATGCCTGGGGCGCGGAGTTCGTCACGGCGGGGGAGGCAGGGCACATCAACACCGAGAGCGGTCACGGCGAGTGGCCGGAGGGCGAGGTGCTGCTCTCGGAGGCGCTGCACGCCTGGACCCCGCCGGACATCACCCGCTTCTGA
- a CDS encoding Nudix hydrolase — translation MQYGEKMHVPVTLRASGVVILNEGGDILLVRELGAPDQPAKAGLWHIPSGSVEEGENPQDTALREACEETGLRVRLVKFLNAYLGRFPDGVHILRTVWLAEPLPGQTPRPTFAHEVAEARYVSREEFAALYEAGQIRMSQTKLFCEDALREWTRLRVGSEAAGANA, via the coding sequence ATGCAGTACGGCGAGAAGATGCACGTGCCCGTGACCCTACGCGCGAGCGGCGTGGTCATCCTGAATGAAGGCGGCGACATCCTGCTGGTGCGGGAGCTGGGAGCGCCGGATCAACCGGCCAAAGCTGGGCTGTGGCATATCCCTTCCGGAAGTGTGGAGGAGGGCGAGAACCCGCAGGACACCGCCTTGCGAGAGGCCTGCGAGGAAACCGGCCTGCGCGTGCGCCTGGTGAAGTTCCTGAACGCTTACCTGGGCCGCTTTCCGGACGGAGTCCACATCCTCCGCACCGTCTGGCTGGCCGAACCGCTCCCCGGGCAGACCCCCAGGCCCACCTTCGCGCACGAGGTGGCCGAGGCCCGTTATGTCAGCCGCGAGGAGTTCGCCGCGCTGTACGAGGCCGGGCAGATTCGCATGTCCCAGACCAAACTCTTTTGCGAGGATGCGCTGCGGGAGTGGACGAGGCTGCGTGTAGGGTCGGAAGCCGCAGGGGCGAACGCCTGA
- a CDS encoding YfiT family bacillithiol transferase, whose protein sequence is MTDARYPLGPMPQRLALTPQERSEAVQAIRALPAELRALVEGQPDTLLETPYREGGWTVRQVVHHLADSHLNALVRLKLALTEDNPTVKPYEEGDWAELPDTRLPLEPSLSLLDGLHTRWAALLDALTPGQWAREWTHPAQGQTFTVDTLAAMYAWHGRHHLAHIRQVTG, encoded by the coding sequence ATGACGGACGCGCGTTATCCCCTCGGACCCATGCCACAACGCCTCGCCCTCACGCCGCAGGAGCGGTCAGAGGCGGTCCAGGCGATCCGGGCCCTGCCCGCCGAACTGCGCGCGCTGGTCGAAGGCCAGCCGGACACGTTGCTGGAGACGCCCTACCGCGAGGGCGGCTGGACCGTGCGGCAGGTGGTGCATCACCTCGCGGACAGCCACCTCAACGCCTTGGTGCGCCTGAAGCTGGCGCTGACCGAGGACAACCCCACCGTGAAACCCTACGAGGAGGGGGACTGGGCCGAGTTGCCCGACACCCGCCTGCCGCTCGAACCCAGCCTGAGCCTGCTGGACGGGCTGCATACGCGCTGGGCCGCGCTCTTGGACGCCCTCACGCCCGGACAGTGGGCGCGGGAATGGACCCACCCGGCGCAGGGACAGACCTTCACGGTGGATACGCTGGCCGCCATGTACGCCTGGCACGGGCGGCATCACCTGGCCCATATCCGGCAGGTGACGGGCTGA
- a CDS encoding YIP1 family protein, protein MTNPLQASLSDMFGQSIAVLSRPSPATFELFERRGGTKQAFIYVLLAALVSAVIGALFAPFHRDVTVIGQFITRLIALPVQFGIFTGLVYLIGRSLFRGTGTYPEVAYTFALFYVPLSIIGTLLGWIPILNVLIPILIAALLIFFGYLAVQSSMNLRDTMSSAVTLILSGVANWVVGYLLVRLILGV, encoded by the coding sequence ATGACGAACCCTCTCCAAGCCAGCCTCTCGGACATGTTCGGTCAGAGCATAGCGGTCCTGTCACGGCCCAGTCCGGCCACCTTCGAGCTGTTCGAGCGGCGTGGGGGGACCAAGCAGGCTTTCATCTACGTGCTGCTGGCGGCGTTGGTGTCGGCCGTGATCGGGGCCCTGTTCGCGCCTTTTCACCGCGACGTGACCGTGATTGGGCAGTTCATCACGCGCCTGATCGCGCTTCCGGTCCAGTTCGGCATCTTTACCGGCCTGGTCTACCTGATCGGGCGGTCGCTGTTCCGGGGCACCGGCACCTATCCGGAAGTCGCGTATACCTTCGCGCTGTTCTACGTGCCGCTCAGCATCATCGGGACGCTGCTGGGCTGGATTCCGATTCTGAACGTGCTGATCCCCATCCTGATCGCCGCCCTGCTGATCTTCTTCGGGTACCTGGCGGTGCAGTCCAGCATGAACCTGCGCGACACCATGAGTTCCGCCGTTACGCTGATTCTCTCCGGTGTGGCGAACTGGGTGGTCGGTTACCTGCTTGTCCGCCTGATCTTGGGTGTCTGA
- the era gene encoding GTPase Era, whose product MTDQIPSPESGETQPPSETHSGFVAIVGKPNVGKSTLLNAFLNTKVAPTSPRPQTTRRGVRGIYSTDTHQIVFVDTPGLHRPKDALGKYMNQEVHSALADVDAILWVADLRHPPTEEDELVARQVRDLPKPLFLIGNKTDAAKYPDEAMKLYRALLEGRTGETHDLMLSAQNNPQAVATLREQVLDTLPENPFFFPRGSASDQTREQWAAEIIREEAMKKLRDELPYAVATRVTSWTEREDGLQRIEAEIIVEKNAHKGMVIGAGGKMLREIGQAARKQLEVFLDRKVFLGLEVIVIPGWREDEEALRELGYE is encoded by the coding sequence ATGACCGATCAGATTCCCTCTCCCGAGTCCGGCGAGACGCAGCCCCCTAGTGAGACACACAGCGGGTTCGTCGCCATCGTCGGCAAGCCGAACGTCGGCAAGAGCACGCTGCTGAACGCCTTCCTGAACACCAAGGTCGCGCCGACCAGCCCGCGGCCGCAGACCACCCGCCGGGGCGTGCGCGGCATCTACAGCACCGACACGCACCAGATCGTCTTCGTGGACACGCCCGGCCTGCACAGGCCCAAGGACGCGCTGGGCAAGTACATGAACCAGGAGGTCCACAGCGCCCTTGCGGACGTGGACGCGATTCTCTGGGTGGCGGACCTGCGCCACCCGCCCACCGAGGAAGACGAACTGGTGGCCCGCCAGGTGCGCGACCTGCCCAAGCCCCTCTTTTTGATCGGCAACAAGACCGACGCCGCCAAGTACCCCGACGAGGCGATGAAGCTCTACCGCGCGCTGCTGGAGGGCCGCACGGGCGAGACGCACGACCTGATGCTCAGCGCGCAGAACAATCCGCAGGCGGTCGCCACGCTGCGCGAACAGGTGCTGGACACCCTGCCCGAGAACCCCTTCTTCTTCCCGCGCGGCAGCGCGTCGGATCAGACCCGCGAGCAGTGGGCCGCCGAGATCATCCGCGAGGAAGCGATGAAGAAGCTGCGCGACGAACTGCCCTATGCGGTCGCCACCCGCGTCACGAGCTGGACCGAGCGCGAGGACGGCCTCCAGCGCATCGAGGCCGAGATCATCGTGGAGAAGAACGCCCACAAGGGCATGGTGATAGGCGCGGGCGGCAAGATGCTGCGCGAGATCGGCCAGGCGGCCCGCAAGCAGCTTGAGGTCTTCCTCGACCGCAAGGTCTTCCTGGGCCTGGAAGTCATCGTGATCCCCGGCTGGCGCGAGGACGAGGAGGCGCTGCGCGAACTGGGGTACGAGTAA
- a CDS encoding DUF4384 domain-containing protein → MRPALLLGALALGLSACTVSVRSNLGLVGSSSNLIADVRPDRGAGATYYIGEPVRISVTTRAPGYVTLVALQPNGYASTLIRNAYVPAGTTVFPRAQDAVTYNVAPPTGLQRVRAIFTRVRPTTDLVLSGVYDVNGWNTVTTQYVQPYAQADRDVQETYFYIR, encoded by the coding sequence ATGCGTCCTGCTCTTCTGCTTGGCGCGCTCGCCCTGGGGCTGAGCGCCTGCACCGTCTCCGTTCGCTCGAATCTGGGCCTGGTGGGCAGCAGCAGCAACCTGATTGCCGATGTCCGCCCCGACCGGGGTGCGGGCGCCACCTACTACATCGGGGAGCCGGTGCGGATCAGCGTCACCACCCGTGCCCCCGGCTACGTCACGCTGGTGGCGCTCCAGCCCAACGGCTATGCCAGCACGCTGATTCGCAACGCCTACGTCCCGGCGGGCACCACCGTCTTCCCGCGCGCGCAGGACGCCGTGACCTACAACGTCGCGCCGCCGACCGGCCTCCAGCGCGTCCGCGCGATCTTCACCCGCGTGCGCCCGACCACCGATCTGGTGCTGAGCGGCGTGTACGACGTCAATGGCTGGAACACCGTGACCACGCAGTACGTGCAGCCCTACGCGCAGGCCGACCGGGACGTGCAGGAGACGTACTTCTACATCCGGTAA
- a CDS encoding nucleotide pyrophosphohydrolase: MSLTFEEARRRVDAYIGQFEEGYFPPLLLLARLTEETGEIARVLAHQHGKTPKPGEDAGDLEMELADLLFVMICLANERGLSLERGFERMMQKIETRDAQRWTRKEAGE, translated from the coding sequence ATGAGTTTGACCTTCGAGGAAGCCCGGCGGCGCGTGGACGCCTACATCGGCCAGTTCGAGGAAGGCTACTTCCCGCCGCTGCTGCTGCTCGCCCGTCTGACGGAGGAAACCGGCGAGATTGCCCGCGTTCTGGCCCACCAGCACGGCAAGACGCCCAAGCCCGGCGAGGACGCGGGCGACCTGGAGATGGAACTGGCCGACCTGCTGTTCGTGATGATCTGTCTGGCGAACGAGCGCGGTCTGAGCCTGGAACGCGGCTTCGAGCGCATGATGCAGAAGATCGAGACGCGCGACGCACAGCGGTGGACGCGCAAGGAGGCGGGGGAATGA
- a CDS encoding DUF309 domain-containing protein, which produces MLREELRAGAALFDAGEWWEAHEAWEGPWSRATSDERHFVQALILLAAALHKRWHHGSLTHRNYHKAERYLDRLPAEYGGVNLARLRAEVWAALHDPTRRPRLLAADEAGVD; this is translated from the coding sequence ATGCTGCGGGAGGAGTTGCGGGCGGGAGCGGCCCTGTTCGACGCGGGCGAGTGGTGGGAGGCGCACGAGGCCTGGGAGGGACCCTGGAGCCGGGCGACCAGCGACGAACGGCACTTCGTCCAGGCGCTGATCCTGCTGGCCGCCGCACTGCACAAACGCTGGCACCACGGCAGCCTCACGCACCGCAACTACCACAAGGCCGAGCGATATCTGGACCGGCTCCCCGCCGAGTACGGCGGAGTGAACCTGGCCCGCCTGCGCGCCGAGGTGTGGGCCGCGCTGCACGACCCCACCCGGCGGCCCCGGCTGCTCGCGGCGGATGAAGCGGGGGTGGATTGA
- a CDS encoding aminoglycoside phosphotransferase family protein: MSREPLIPHALILRVLDEQYSLDLNRLSYLDAGTAHAYRAEGPHGTYFLKLVPGGEYGQEMLERVRAEVPLLLALREETLERVPRPLFTRSGGDLAWVEGHPMLLYEWIEARNLGLEWQAALPGLAPLLGRLHGATERIMARIEQLPTPPEEFAFPFAEQLTRNLRHLQALPAGSRAGMAKLRQVLTPHLGRIEGLLDEAGRYQAATRTRPVPFAVCHTDAHGGNVMRDEDGRLWLIDWETARLAPPEHDLWMLGSHLKDVLPAYETALGRPAGLHFGTLAFYVCRRVLEDLAVDVQMILHEHTRPEEDAHTLSTLREYVLPDLLTVQDRLNEFRWVAG; encoded by the coding sequence ATGAGCCGTGAACCCCTCATTCCCCACGCCCTGATTCTCCGCGTGCTGGACGAGCAGTACAGCCTCGACCTGAATCGGCTGTCCTACCTGGACGCGGGGACGGCGCATGCCTACCGGGCCGAGGGACCACATGGGACGTATTTCCTGAAACTGGTGCCGGGTGGAGAGTACGGACAGGAGATGCTGGAACGCGTGCGGGCGGAGGTGCCGCTCCTGCTGGCCTTGCGGGAGGAGACGCTGGAGCGGGTGCCCCGGCCGCTGTTCACGCGGTCTGGCGGCGATCTCGCCTGGGTGGAGGGGCACCCCATGCTGCTCTACGAGTGGATCGAGGCGCGCAACCTCGGCCTGGAGTGGCAGGCGGCCCTCCCCGGGCTTGCGCCGCTGCTGGGGCGACTCCACGGGGCCACGGAGAGAATCATGGCGCGAATCGAGCAGTTGCCCACTCCCCCCGAGGAGTTTGCCTTCCCGTTCGCGGAGCAACTCACCCGGAATCTCCGGCACCTCCAGGCGCTTCCCGCCGGGAGCCGGGCGGGGATGGCAAAGTTGCGCCAGGTGCTGACCCCTCACCTCGGCAGGATCGAGGGTCTGCTGGACGAAGCCGGGAGGTATCAGGCGGCCACCCGGACACGTCCGGTGCCGTTCGCCGTGTGCCACACGGACGCGCACGGCGGGAATGTCATGCGTGACGAGGACGGGCGGCTGTGGCTCATCGACTGGGAGACAGCCCGCCTCGCCCCGCCGGAACATGACCTGTGGATGCTGGGCAGTCACCTGAAGGACGTTCTGCCTGCCTACGAGACGGCCCTGGGACGCCCGGCCGGGCTGCACTTCGGCACGCTGGCCTTCTACGTGTGCCGCCGGGTGCTGGAAGACCTCGCCGTGGACGTGCAGATGATCCTGCACGAACACACCCGACCTGAGGAAGATGCCCACACTCTCTCGACCCTGCGGGAGTACGTGCTGCCGGACCTGCTGACGGTTCAGGACCGCCTGAACGAATTCCGCTGGGTGGCGGGATAA
- a CDS encoding mechanosensitive ion channel family protein — protein MLDELMIQLQKPQVWLGLGLTLLVAYALYRFGRILLRPLEGYVRGPLLTALKGLWLLVVAVSWLAVATHIAYLPSVPVLFDLGQDIENGFRNSAGQVLVILALALIAWNLIGSLSARIVAEEEFNRRTVRVQTLKGVVESTLKAVVVIIGLIAGLQALGVNATSLLAGVSVLGLAVGFGAQSLIKDVFTGFFILLEDQYGVGDVITVNTGQLSGNVERLNLRLTVLRALDGTVHIIPNGQIQTVSVSSKDWSRVVATVDVTYAANINDALRVLEAVSQELYADPEWRGFFLDAPEIQGVTQLAPDGVTLRALFKVQPKSQYGIGREFNRRIKIAMDQAGIKIPSPQRTITLGNAPLEIKLTREGPEGRDLRDTQERTHAPVKPSLTRDPEEEEV, from the coding sequence GTGCTTGACGAACTGATGATTCAACTGCAAAAGCCCCAGGTCTGGCTGGGCCTCGGCCTGACGCTGCTGGTGGCCTACGCCCTGTACCGTTTCGGGCGAATCCTGCTCCGCCCGCTGGAGGGCTACGTGCGCGGCCCGCTGCTGACCGCTCTGAAGGGACTGTGGTTGCTGGTGGTCGCCGTGTCCTGGCTGGCGGTTGCCACCCACATCGCCTATCTGCCCAGTGTCCCGGTCCTGTTCGATCTGGGGCAGGACATCGAGAACGGGTTTCGCAACAGTGCCGGACAGGTGCTGGTGATCCTGGCGCTGGCGCTGATCGCCTGGAACCTGATTGGCAGCCTGAGTGCGCGCATCGTGGCGGAGGAGGAGTTCAACCGCCGGACGGTGCGGGTGCAGACGCTCAAGGGCGTGGTCGAGAGCACCCTCAAGGCTGTGGTGGTGATCATCGGCCTGATCGCGGGCCTCCAGGCGCTCGGCGTGAACGCGACCAGCCTGCTGGCGGGGGTGTCGGTGCTGGGCCTGGCGGTGGGCTTCGGCGCGCAGAGCCTGATCAAGGATGTGTTCACCGGCTTTTTCATCCTGCTGGAAGACCAGTACGGGGTGGGCGACGTGATCACCGTGAACACCGGGCAGCTCAGCGGCAATGTAGAGCGCCTGAACCTGCGCCTGACCGTGCTGCGCGCGCTGGACGGCACCGTCCACATCATCCCCAACGGCCAGATTCAGACCGTCAGCGTGAGCAGCAAGGACTGGTCGCGCGTGGTCGCCACCGTGGACGTGACCTACGCGGCGAATATCAACGACGCGCTGCGGGTGCTGGAGGCTGTCAGCCAGGAACTGTACGCCGACCCCGAGTGGCGGGGCTTTTTCCTCGACGCCCCCGAGATTCAGGGCGTGACCCAGCTCGCCCCGGACGGCGTGACCCTGCGCGCGCTGTTCAAGGTGCAGCCCAAGAGCCAGTACGGGATCGGGCGCGAGTTCAACCGCCGCATCAAGATCGCGATGGACCAGGCGGGCATCAAAATCCCCTCCCCGCAGCGCACCATCACGCTGGGCAACGCCCCCCTGGAGATCAAGCTCACCCGGGAGGGACCGGAAGGCCGCGACCTGCGCGACACCCAGGAACGCACGCACGCCCCGGTCAAACCCAGCCTCACCCGCGACCCGGAGGAAGAGGAGGTGTAG